From the Chitinispirillales bacterium ANBcel5 genome, the window GGTAGAATTAAATGCAGCGCTACAGGTTCCGTTGTTTGATAGACAAGCTATAATTCTCAGGCTTAATTCGAAAAATTTGATTACCAATGAAGAGACCCTGGCACCAGCAGAAATGTATCGAGTGGGTGGACATCAGTCCATTAGAGGGTATTCGGATAATGAATTTGCTTTCAAAAATGTAATGTACGGACAGCTTGAATACCTCTATTACTTTAATGACCGGGCTTCAGTATTTATTTTTCTGGATGCTGGAGCAGGCTTGGATAATGATGCTTCATTTGATTTCTCCAAACGACGTGTCATGATGGGGTATGGTGCAGGGGTGCGTTTCCCTGCAAGGGGAGGAATGGTTTCGGTTGAGTGGGCAAGAAACTATAAAGAGAGCCACAGGGGAGGAAGAGTGCACGTTGGGGTAAAAAACCGCTTTTAATAAAGAAAAGGTATATGAACTATACAACTTTGAAGGTAATCTGTTTTTTAGTAATTATTCCCTGTTTAGGTTATTCTGCTGAAAATAATCTCTGTTCAATACCTGAAGGGCAATGGTCATCTCTGCCTAACTCACAAAAAGCAGAGCACCTGAACCGTTTCTCTTCAGAGACTGATAAACAGTGTTTTTTAATTTATACCAAAAGGTTTTTATCTACAGGCAGAAGAGTTGATAATCAAGAGTATCTTGATCAACTTACGGCTTTCACCTCCAGGGCAGGGATCTCTTCGTCTTTTATCGCCTCATTATATGGTATAAAAATCCTGAGAGAAAATAAGCCTCTTTGGAACCAAATTGTTAAAAAGTGGAAAGATGAGAATCATCCGTACTATCTGGCTCTTTCTGGTGAAGTTGAACGGGGAAGATTTGCACTTGCCGACACTCTTTATGCCATTTTGGATGGCTATAAAGAGCTTAATGCCCAGGACATACTTAGATGGGCAAGGGTAAATGCGGTTATGGCACGATATGATAAATCTACACACCTATACTGTACGGTAATTGGCCTACAAAGCAGAATGTCTCATATTGTTTTAAATCAAATGCGTCAGTTCCTTAGGGAGGCCGATGATGTAGGTGCAGTGAGCAGTTCTTTGGAACAATTCAAAGCATGTGCCTTGAATCAGGAAAAAGCAGACACTGTTCTTATTTTAAACTGGCTTGCAGATGTGTATTCAGAAAATCAACTATTTGAAAAGGAACTTGATGTAGTAAAAATGCTTGAGTCCCTAAATGTTCCTGTTGGCAGGCGGCTTACAATGTCTGCAAGAGAACATTTTTCACAAAAAAGATACAGAAAAGCAGTACCATTTGCTCTAAAAGCCTATAAAACCCTTCAGCCAGGAGATTTGCATACAGAAGCAGCTACTATTCTTTATCACTCATATCAAAAGCTATCAGTTGCTGACTCTGCGCTGTTGTGGCTCAAGCGGTTAGACATTTCCCAAAAGAACAATAAAAATGCAGCTATATATCTTTATCAACAAACAGGGCACCTCGACTCAGCGTTAACTTTGCTTGAAACCTTTGAAGAATCGATAGTTAAAGATACTTTATTAGTGAGGCACTATCTCTTTTCCGATGATATGAAGCGTGCTATTGAAATGGCAAACAGTTCTTCTGTTAATTGGGTTCGTAATCGCAGAGATGCCTCATTGTGGCGGGCGCGGACATATCTGTTTGCCTTAAAAATCGATAAAGCGGCAGATGAATATGAATCGGTTCGTTTTTCTGCTTCCTGGCCATACATGGATGAGGTGTTGGGCTCCAGGTTTATACTAAAAAGATATAATCATCTGCCTGATTTTTTGCATTTTTGGGCGCAGATTAGGTATAATCTATTCTTAGGTAAAATAGATGAAGCAGAAAAAATGCTAAAAAAAGCAAATTTCAATATGCAGCAAAAGCAGATTCTTTTGCTGCTAGTAGCACGTGAATACATAAATAAGGAAAACTACCTTAAGGCTCTTAAAAGTATGGAAATGTGGAAAAACCAAAATCCATCTCCGGAATACCTTTATTATAGAGCATATACATTGTATAATATCGGAAATAGTGCAGATGCTGCAGAGCTGTTACAGAAGATCTTATTGGAGTATCCAATGGATGTCCATGCTCAAAAGGCCCGGTCACTGCTTTCAGATATACGTATTTCAAGGTAAGAGGTTACTTATACTCAGGAGGTTTATTAAATGAGTATTCGTTGGATTAGAAATATTCTTATAGATGGTCAAAAAAGCACGATTGAAATACAGATTGGTGCAAAAAGTATAGGAGATAAGTGTTACACCAGAATCAATGATGAACCAGAGGAATGGTTTGAAAATATTTATGAAACACGAAACGATATTATAGCTCAAGGTACAGATTATCTAAAAAAACGCCTTGAGGGAAAAAATATAACCTATCCGGATGGACAACCTTATGACTGGCAATAATTCAAAAAAATACTTGGTCGTACATGGCCACTTTTATCAACCACCAAGAGAGAACCCATGGCTTGATATAATCGAAAAGCAGGACTCAGCAGCACCATTTAATGACTGGAATGAACGAATTTACGACCAGTGTTACAGGCCTAATGCATACTCACGACTTCTTGATGGTAATGGGATGATCGCTGATATCCATAATAATTATCAGAATATGAGTTTTAATTTCGGGCCCACGCTTTTTTCATGGCTTGAACGGTATCACTCCAGAACGGTTCAGAGAATATTGGATGCAGATAAGCACAGCCGAATTAAATTCAACGGCCATGGGAATGCCATCGCTCAGGTGTATAATCATATTATTATGCCTTTAGCGTCCAAAAGGGATCAACTGACCCAGATTCGTTGGGCTAAGTATGTATACAGGAGGCGCTTTGGCTCTGATCCTGAAGGGATGTGGCTAGGTGAGACAGCAATCAATATGGAAACTGTTCTGTGTCTTGTAGAAGAGAATATAAAGTTTGTCGTTTTATCGCCAAATCAGGCCGAAAAGTACAGAAGAATCGGTGAAGGTGGATGGACTTTCACATCTCAGCAAGGAATAGATACCAGAATACCATACAGGATTTTTCCACGCGATAGAAATGGTGTTCAGCATGAAAAGTATCTTGATGTTTTCTTTTTTGATGAAGGTTTATCAAAAGAGATTAGTTTTAATGATCTTTTAACCGACTCACGTATATTTGGAAATAGAATAAATTCCTGCTACGATCATCACAATGATGCTAATCAGATAGTTACAATCGCTACTGACGGTGAAACTTTTGGTCATCATAAACCATTTGGTGATATGTGCCTGGCCTATTTTTTCAAAGCTATTGCCCCTGAGCTTGGAATTACGCCGGTAAATTTTGGGTACTATCTTTCAGTCAACCCACCAACTCATGAAGTTACTTTGAAAAACGACAGTGGTGAAGGGACTGCCTGGAGTTGTGCACACGGAGTAGGCAGATGGACAAGGGATTGTGGCTGCAAAACTGGTGGAGAGGATTCCTGGCATCAGGCGTGGAGAAAACCGTTGAGAGAATCCTTTGAATACCTGCAACATGAAATTGACCAGCAATATGAATCCAGGATGTCTGATATTACCAATAAACCCTGGGATCTGCGGGATAAATACATAAGTGTAATGGGGAAAGCATCTGTTTCGAAAATGAGAACCTTTCTCAAAAATAATTGTACAATTGGTGATGAATTAGATGATCAAAGAGTTTTGGAGATCAGAACGCTGCTTGAGGCTCAGAAGTTTATGCTTTTTGCCTTCACTTCATGCGGATGGTTTTTCTCAGATATCAGCGGTATAGAAACAATACAGAATATGGCCTATGCCTGTAGGGCACTACAGCTTGGGATTTGTAAGGATAAGCAAAAGGAAACACTAGAGCGCTTTCTTGAACACCTTGAAAAGGCTCCCAGTAACGTAAATAATGCAAACGGCAGAACTCTTTTTGAGAGGCACATTCTTCCATTTTTTCATCACGAACGTATACTGGCATTCACGGCTGCTATTCAGCAAATTCTTGCAGTAAAAAAGAGCTCTACCTATTCCAATTTTGCTTATACCCTCAAGGCTCGTTCTCTAAAGACACTTAAAGGGGCGAGGGCTGTATATGATGTTGCTCTTATTGATCTGGAAAATCCCACTACCGGGGAAAAAAGTGCCTGGTCAGTTTTAGTCTCTCACCAACATGAAACTGAACTTAGGGGATGGGTAACTCCTGCTGAAAAAAAATTATCAGGAAGTTTGGCTTCTAAACCTGATGCCTGGATGACTCATGAGGATGCTCTTTCTTTCTCTCTTTCCGATCTCTTTTATAGTTCCAGGAGGGAGTTGAACAAATTTCTCCAGAAAAATATGTCTTCAGATACCGATAAGCGTTTCAATGACTGGTTTAAACAAAATGAGAAGCACATTAATTTGCTTTCAAAACTTGGAATCGATCTACCTGAATATGCTGCAGCTCCTCTTGAATATGTATATCAGCAAAAGTGGAACAAATTAATTCTTGGGCTTCAAAAAAGGGGGAGTGAGGACGAGGTGTTTGGTGAGCTCCTTCAAATTTATACTATGATGAACAGGTATTCTCTAGCTTTGGATTTTGAAGAAACTGCAGGAGAACTTCAGGAAATCATTATTAAGGAGCTAATTGATCTCAGTGAAAAACTTACGGTGCAAAAGTGTGAACGATTGAAATATCTTCTTAATATTGTAGATAGATTCAGTATACCAGTAATAAAAAATAAGTTAGAGGATCTATTTTTTCCCATTCTCAGGGATGCTGTCAGCAATTTCTGTAATGATTGTAACATTCAGAATGCTTCGGAAAAACACGGTTCTATATCTAATGGAACACTGGAGCTGGTGGTGAAATTTGCTAGAAGAATGAACTTTTCAACGACAAGCTATAGCAGCTAAGTCTTTGAATAAAAAGGAATTGGTCTATGTCTGTAAAACCTTTCCGGAAATTACCAGTGTTTAAAGTTGCTTTAAATATAGCTCTTAGATATATTTAGTGTGTGAATGAATGTTTGTGATATTACCCTAATTTTAAGGTCTGCTTTATGATTGAAAACAATTTGATTTTCTGGATTGTTCAGGCATTCATTCTATTACTTGGAATTGCTGTTGGACATAGCTTTATACTCCTGAAAATTCGTAAAGAGGAAAACAAAAAACGGGAGCTTGAGCTCGCTTTGCTTAAGAAACGTGCTGAGATTTTAAAGCAGGGGAAAAAAGTAGCAGACGATCTTGAAGAAGTTCTCTACAAGGCAAAGATTCAGCAGGAAATTGATGATATAATCAGAAAAGATGAAAATCACTGAGACCTTTACGCTCGCCCCAGACTATTTCCATTTTTAAGTTACCTTAGGTAAAGGGATGGTTATTATTTTCCTTTGGTTTTACCTTTAGTTTTTGTAGCGGATATGTCGAAGTAGAACACCTCATCACTGCCACTGTCTTGTGTCTGTGGTTGTTGTAAATTTTTTCCTTGCTGTTGTGCAAAAATTTTGGAAGCACTGATATTCATATCAAGATCAAGATCTATTTGGTCATCAGATTTTTCATATACTTGTTTTAAACCTGCTTTAATCTGACGATCAAATTGTCTGGCAAATACTTTTACTCTGTCGATGTTTGTACGATCATCAAAAACTAGAGCCAAAAATGTATCATCATCAACATTAGCTATATAAATGTGCTTGTCTTTGCCTTGATGATACATGGTGCAGAACTCTGTTTCACCCATCAAATTGGCTATGGCGAGAGTTGATGCGCTGTTCCCTGCTACAAGAGCCGCAAGTGAGACTATGTCTACCGAATCAAATTCGCCCTGACTTGTTAACAGTCTTCCATCTTTGTTAATTAAAACTGCCAGCAATAAATTAGCTTTTTGAGTTAATGGTTTTAATACGCTATTTAGCAGTTCTATATCTTCTGGAAATAGTATTATATCCTTCATTAAGGATTTTCCTTAAAAAATTTTGATAATAAACCTTTATGGCCTTTAGTGTTTTTAGGGTTTATGGGTTTCTTAACTGGTTTACGGTGTTTTTCCCGATCTACGGTAGTAAAATAAAAAGAATCTTCCATCTCTTCGGGAGTTGGTGGCTCGGAAGGCCCATGCATGCTTCCAACCTCGAAATTGATCTCATCGTCTGTATTTTGCTGAGCAGCGTT encodes:
- a CDS encoding roadblock/LC7 domain-containing protein is translated as MKDIILFPEDIELLNSVLKPLTQKANLLLAVLINKDGRLLTSQGEFDSVDIVSLAALVAGNSASTLAIANLMGETEFCTMYHQGKDKHIYIANVDDDTFLALVFDDRTNIDRVKVFARQFDRQIKAGLKQVYEKSDDQIDLDLDMNISASKIFAQQQGKNLQQPQTQDSGSDEVFYFDISATKTKGKTKGK
- a CDS encoding DUF3536 domain-containing protein; protein product: MTGNNSKKYLVVHGHFYQPPRENPWLDIIEKQDSAAPFNDWNERIYDQCYRPNAYSRLLDGNGMIADIHNNYQNMSFNFGPTLFSWLERYHSRTVQRILDADKHSRIKFNGHGNAIAQVYNHIIMPLASKRDQLTQIRWAKYVYRRRFGSDPEGMWLGETAINMETVLCLVEENIKFVVLSPNQAEKYRRIGEGGWTFTSQQGIDTRIPYRIFPRDRNGVQHEKYLDVFFFDEGLSKEISFNDLLTDSRIFGNRINSCYDHHNDANQIVTIATDGETFGHHKPFGDMCLAYFFKAIAPELGITPVNFGYYLSVNPPTHEVTLKNDSGEGTAWSCAHGVGRWTRDCGCKTGGEDSWHQAWRKPLRESFEYLQHEIDQQYESRMSDITNKPWDLRDKYISVMGKASVSKMRTFLKNNCTIGDELDDQRVLEIRTLLEAQKFMLFAFTSCGWFFSDISGIETIQNMAYACRALQLGICKDKQKETLERFLEHLEKAPSNVNNANGRTLFERHILPFFHHERILAFTAAIQQILAVKKSSTYSNFAYTLKARSLKTLKGARAVYDVALIDLENPTTGEKSAWSVLVSHQHETELRGWVTPAEKKLSGSLASKPDAWMTHEDALSFSLSDLFYSSRRELNKFLQKNMSSDTDKRFNDWFKQNEKHINLLSKLGIDLPEYAAAPLEYVYQQKWNKLILGLQKRGSEDEVFGELLQIYTMMNRYSLALDFEETAGELQEIIIKELIDLSEKLTVQKCERLKYLLNIVDRFSIPVIKNKLEDLFFPILRDAVSNFCNDCNIQNASEKHGSISNGTLELVVKFARRMNFSTTSYSS